Proteins from a genomic interval of Trichoderma breve strain T069 chromosome 2, whole genome shotgun sequence:
- a CDS encoding cytochrome p450 domain-containing protein has protein sequence MGSASDSEFSQAVLKGFEKYPDTPFIIPANPQLVILPMSMYMESKTHPAADVSEERNERFMGHWTRAGVQNPEIYSAIRQDLSKNLNIVLPLIQDETKYAFKELNIQSDWTSVNINSAMLRMIALISGRVFVGSPLSRSEEWLDASINYTRTLSKVQDDYLGLGPVLSNIAAPFLGSVWRARWYMTKAQTWMRPLVAEILASEKTMDGPSKAGITGCFISWLLKYIPDADKTASRVGEDQMIVSFAAIHTTSNTAAMAILDLASRPQYIGELREEVETVVAEEGEQNEDGNIYLGKAAFAKMKKPDSFIKESQRFNSLAFVTPAYKLLNNATFSNGIKLPKGTRITFPHHGLAMSTTNKYLSSENNVEAGNAGPGVFDGFRYARLRELPGLESKHQAASTGLDSLTFGHGPHACPGRFFAIYEVKNLLVELLLNYDFRLAGTGDDRDQEAIRPANVAHKISNMPNPGAVLEVRARKA, from the exons ATGGGCTCTGCGAGTGATAGCGAGTTCTCGCAAGCCGTTCTAAAAGGATTCGAAAAG TATCCAGATACTCCTTTCATTATCCCTGCCAACCCACAACTTGTTATCCTGCCCATGTCGATGTATATGGAATCGAAAACACATCCTGCGGCAGACGTTAGCGAGGAGAGGAATGAACGATTCATGGGCCACTGGACCCGTGCAGGTGTCCAAAATCCGGAGATTTACTCTGCCATCCGTCAAGATCTCTCAAAGAATCTCAACATTGTTCTGCCACTTATCCAGGATGAAACAAAGTATGCCTTCAAAGAGTTGAATATACAGTCAGACTGGACATCAGTCAACATCAATTCGGCCATGTTGAGGATGATCGCCCTGATTAGCGGACGGGTGTTCGTGGGAAGCCCGCTCAGTAGGAGCGAAGAATGGCTTGACGCATCCATCAACTACACAAGGACCCTTTCAAAAGTTCAAGATGACTATTTGGGTCTGGGTCCAGTATTGTCTAATATTGCGGCACCATTCCTGGGCTCTGTGTGGAGGGCAAGGTGGTACATGACGAAGGCTCAGACATGGATGAGGCCCCTTGTTGCCGAGATCCTTGCGTCGGAGAAAACAATGGACGGACCCTCCAAGGCTGGAATTACGGGATGCTTCATATCTTGGCTTCTGAAATATATCCCAGACGCCGACAAAACCGCCTCTAGAGTTGGTGAAGATCAAATGATT GTATCATTTGCTGCCATCCATACTACTAGCAATACAGCTGCAATG GCTATACTCGATCTTGCGTCTCGTCCTCAGTACATCGGGGAGCTTCGCGAAGAGGTTGAAACTGTGgttgcagaagaaggcgagcAGAATGAAGACGGCAACATTTATCTTGGGAAGGCTGCTTtcgcaaagatgaagaagcctgatagcttcatcaaggagaGTCAACGTTTCAATAGTCTTGCATTCG TGACACCCGCCTACAAACTGTTGAACAACGCCACTTTCTCAAACGGAATCAAGCTGCCAAAGGGCACGCGTATAACCTTCCCTCACCACGGATTAGC TATGTCAACAACGAATAAGTATTTGAGCTCCGAAAACAATGTGGAAGCTGGTAATGCCGGACCAGGTGTTTTTGACGGGTTCAGATACGCGAGGCTGAGGGAGCTCCCTGGGCTTGAATCGAAGCACCAGGCGGCCTCAACTGGTTTG GACAGTCTCACATTCGGACATGGTCCACACGCTTGCCCTGGACGCTTTTTTGCCATTTACGAAGTGAAGAACTTGCTTGTTGAGTTATTGCTTAATTATGACTTCAGGCTTGCCGGCACTGGAGATGACCGTGACCAGGAGGCGATTCGCCCTGCCAATGTTGCGCACAAAATCTCTAATATGCCCAACCCCGGTGCCGTTCTTGAAGTCAGAGCTCGTAAAGCATAA
- a CDS encoding aldo/keto reductase family domain-containing protein, whose translation MVPSTRLPLRQVGKNGAFATQIGFGAMGMSVAYGTVFPTEDRLMLLDRAWELGCTNWDTAALYGDSEEVIGEWFKRHPERRADIFLATKFGFKKNDAGIVVDASPEHCLESAEQSLKCLNVTCIDLFYMHRTNGEVPIEKTVGAMKKLQDEGKVKYLGLSEVSSNTLRRAYTVAPISAVQVEYNPWTLDIEGSAGTHLLQTCKELGVAVFAYSPLGRGLLTGRFRSIDDFDENDSRRRCERFQGDNFVKNLQLVDKFNEIAKTKGCTPAQLVLAWLLAQYEALFVIPGTKNTEYLEQNVGAADVKLSGDEEKAIRSLVEEAGVHGGRNPFAGSFHDTVPLE comes from the exons ATGGTGCCTTCGACCCGACTTCCACTTCGCCAAGTCGGCAAAAATGGCGCCTTTGCTACGCAGATTGGCTTTGGGGCAATGGGGATGAGCGTGGCCTATGGTACTGTTTT TCCTACCGAAGATCGGCTTATGCTTCTCGATCGTGCTTGGGAGCTTGGCTGCACGAATTGGGACACTGCTGCCCTCTACGGTGACTCAGAAGAAGTTATTGGAGAATGGTTTAAACGGCATCCTGAACGTCGCGCCGACATTTTCCTTGCAACAAAATTTGGTTTCAAGAAGAACGATGCTGGGATAGTAGTTGATGCATCCCCCGAACACTGCTTGGAatcagcagagcagagcctCAAGTGTCTCAACGTCACATGCATCGATTTATTTTACATGCATCGCACCAATGGAGAAGTTCCTATAGAGAAAACGGTTGGGGCAATGAAAAAGTTGCAAGA TGAGGGGAAAGTCAAGTATCTCGGTCTATCCGAAGTCTCCTCGAATACGCTCCGGCGTGCCTATACAGTCGCTCCTATATCAGCTGTCCAAGTAGAATATAATCCTTGGACACTTGATATAGAGGGCTCAGCTGGCACCCACTTGTTGCAAACTTGCAAGGAGCTTGGCGTCGCTGTATTTGCCTACTCACCGCTCGGCCGTGGCCTCTTGACGGGCCGTTTCCGGTCAATCGACGACTTTGACGAAAATGactcgagaagaagatgtgagCGTTTTCAAGGTGACAACTTCGTCAAGAATCTCCAACTGGTGGACAAGTTCAACGAAATAGCAAAAACAAAGGGATGTACACCTGCACAACTTGTCCTTGCGTGGCTTTTAGCCCAATACGAGGCCCTTTTTGTAATCCCTGGAACTAAAAATACCGAGTATCTGGAACAAAATGTTGGAGCAGCTGATGTCAAACTGTCGGGagacgaagaaaaggcaaTTAGGAGCTTGGTTGAAGAAGCAGGCGTCCATGGGGGTCGAAATCCGTTCGCCGGATCCTTCCACGATACTGTGCCACTAGAATGA
- a CDS encoding glycosyltransferase like family 2 domain-containing protein translates to MDKFLSELPAKLAPLVTFRLPRVESDIWQSTTFWAYIFWILWLHRYVRLLVHCVSHWTYKSKPIPSKPTFTNDDVTVIIPTIHNVFEELRPSLQSILACKPAELILVTTHDKRKALDELARSLNYPKVRVMHTPIANKRLQVCEALPSVETPITIMADDDVSWPSTLMPWILAPFEDPKMGGVGTCQRVKREWTAPWSVRIWNWLGAAYIERRNFEISATHNMDGGTSCMSGRTGAYRSSILKSHDFLDGFKTEKWRKWILNADDDNFVTRWLVSHQWKTWIQYERECEIETTLENGPKFLYQCSRWARSNWRSNWTSLVKERHVWRQQPWCTYALHFATFTSIAFIVDPLLLASCWWATAEWNLQYRHYAFWAQFIFMFAFTNDVVFVPISIVFGYFHGLIKLYALFTLNMTSWGSRADGDANDAQRLAPAPRPSKVLTTPPGATSLIRYNVRQKGRQTQTRTEQDSAWEKRGYAAYDSSTSYNPIRVASEKQEDFGVQHNHDQPHSMRFSNTAE, encoded by the exons ATGGACAAGTTTCTTAGTGAACTGCCAGCCAAACTGGCGCCCCTGGTCACCTTCAGATTGCCTAGAGTCGAGTCTGATATCTGGCAATCGACAACATTCTGGGCCTACATCTTCTGGATCCTCTG GCTGCATCGCTACGTCCGGCTGCTTGTCCACTGTGTCAGCCATTGGACCTACAAGTCGAAGCCGATCCCCAGCAAGCCAACATTTACAAACGACGACGTCACGGTCATCATTCCTACCATTCATAATGTGTTTGAGGAGCTCCGCCCGTCGCTGCAAAGCATCCTGGCCTGCAAGCCTGCCGAGCTGATTCTTGTCACCACCCACGACAAGCGCAAGGCTCTCGACGAGCTGGCCAGGTCTCTCAACTACCCCAAGGTCCGTGTCATGCACACGCCCATTGCCAACAAGCGCCTCCAGGTCTGCGAGGCCCTGCCCAGCGTTGAGACacccatcaccatcatggccgacGATGACGTCTCGTGGCCGTCGACGCTGATGCCCTGGATCCTGGCCCCCTTTGAGGACCCCAAGATGGGCGGCGTTGGTACCTGTCAGCGAGTCAAGCGTGAGTGGACGGCTCCCTGGTCGGTGCGCATCTGGAACTGGCTCGGCGCCGCATACATTGAGCGCCGCAACTTTGAGATCTCGGCCACGCACAACATGGATGGCGGCACATCTTGCATGTCCGGCCGCACTGGAGCGTACCGATCGTCCATCCTCAAGAGCCACGACTTcctcgatggcttcaagacGGAGAAGTGGAGAAAGTGGATCCTGAATGCTGACGACGACAACTTTGTCACGCGATGGCTGGTGAGCCACCAGTGGAAGACCTGGATCCAGTATGAGCGCGAATGCGAGATTGAGACAACTCTGGAGAACGGCCCCAAGTTCCTGTATCAGTGCTCCCGCTGGGCGCGTAGCAACTGGCGAAGCAACTGGACCAGCCTGGTCAAGGAGCGGCACGTGTGGAG ACAACAGCCCTGGTGCACCTACGCCCTCCACTTCGCGACCTTTACATCCATCGCCTTCATTGTCGACCCGCTTTTGCTTGCCTCGTGCTGGTGGGCGACGGCCGAGTGGAATCTGCAGTACCGACACTATGCCTTTTGGGCCCAGTTCATCTTCATGTTCGCCTTCACCAA CGACGTCGTCTTTgttcccatctccatcgtcttTGGATACTTTCACGGGCTCATCAAGCTCTATGCCCTCTTTACTCTTAACATG ACGTCTTGGGGTAGTCGAGCTGACGGCGATGCAAATGATGCGCAGCGGCTCGCGCCGGCGCCACGACCATCAAAGGTATTGACGACTCCTCCTGGTGCTACCTCGCTCATCCGCTACAACGTCCGTCAGAAGGGACGACAGACGCAGACGCGGACCGAGCAGGATTCGGCGTGGGAAAAGCGTGGATACGCTGCCTACGATTCCAGCACTTCGTACAATCCCATCAGGGTCGCCTCCGAAAAACAAGAGGACTTTGGCGTGCAACATAACCACGACCAGCCACACTCGATGCGATTCAGCAACACTGCCGAGTAA